In Phycisphaerae bacterium RAS2, the DNA window GACAGTGACGCTCGGATCGACCGGGATGCTGAAGGAGTAAATCGAGCGGTCGGAATTGAGATTCTGGACCGCGTATTCGTAGTGCCACTGGCCCCCTCCCAGGTCGGTGGCCTTTGCGCCGACGATGACCCGCGCGACCATCAGATCGGGATCAGCGTTTGCATCTTCGGGCGTCGTCACGTTTGTGAGGGTGACCGACGAATCGAAGTTCTTCCAAGCCTGGATGCCCGGCTCCTGACGGCGAGTCTCGGTGTTGGGATTGGTGCCGAAGTAGCCGAACGTCGCGGAGGTCACGTTGCCACCGCCGTCCGTCGTGACCGTGACGGAAACCTGGCGATGTGATGCGTTGTTGTTCTTGTTCCCTGCTTCGGCGTCGTCGGGTGAGACGTACTGACCTTCGATGTAATAGCGAACAGCGCCGAGTTGAGTCGTCGCCTGCTCCAGATCCGTCATGCGGACGCGACAGCGGCGAGCGACGCTGCCGGAGAAGCCGGGAGCGCCGGAGGGGTGTGTGTGCGCGCCGGTGGTCGCGTTCACGGCCCACTTGGGGCCGGCGCTGCTTTGTCCGCCGTTTCGGCTGGCCGTGTAGGGATCGGAGCAACCGATGCCGAGCCGCGAGCCGGTGCCGGATGACTGGCAGTTGGAGCAGCAGGCAGTCTGCTGAAGGGCGGTGAAGCCGTGTTTAAGCCAGCTTTGGCCCACCTGTTCGAAGCGATACGCGCCGTTGACTTGCTTCAATCGGAAAAGGTTTTGACCGATGACCGGGTGCGTAAGAGACGGAGAAGCATCCCATCGAAGTTGTGCGTTCCCCAGATTGCACGAAGTGGTGCCGACCGACAGCGCCTCGTAGGGGGAGGCGGCGGAGTAGTTGGCCATTTCCTGGCCGCTTTGAATCTGGCCGAGCGTGCCGACGATGACGTCCGGGCCGCTGGACTGTTGGCCCGATCCGGGGCAGCCCTGGGCGAAAACCTCGCCGGGTGCCAGAATCGAGACAGCGATCGCCAAGGCAACCCATCCACCCCACACCTGTTTACAACTTGACTGCATAATGACACTCCCTCAAGCAGCAGCGCAATGCCGCTCTCCACGTTCGCGGGCGCGACCATGCGCCAGCGTGTTATCCAGGACTAAAACGAACACCCACCTCCAGCGGGATCCACGAGGTTTGCTTCCTCCAGAATACCACGAAACACAGGTCCAAGTCCATGCGGCAGGGCCGAAAATTCACTCGCCTGACAGCCCGGAGCTACGTGCCTGTGCATGACGGCACTAAATCCGCCCCACGCCGGTGTGCCAGCCAGCCGGGTGTCCCGCTTCGAGTAAAAACCCGCACGGATGAATGAGAAATTAATAGGCTGATGGAGATTGCGCAGGCGGGTTATGGCAGTGGTTTGTCTTCGATTCTCTCACGCCGGCCATACACCCACGCCACTTCAATTGGTCCGCGTCGTACCCTGTATGCCACCGTGAATTGAGCCTCCAGCAACGCGATGGGCGGCCAATCAGGCGGTCGGTCGCCATACCCAAGCCGGTTGTTGATGTGCAGGAGTATCCATTCGGCCTGATGGATGTCAGGTTGCGGTGGAAGTTTGTCGGATTCCTCGGTCAGGCCGCGGGGCGTCAGGTGAACCGGCCGAGGAAGCGATGCAAGAACATTTCGCACGATGCGATCTTCCCACAGGAAGCTCACGATCTGATCGGCCGGGCGGACGCGCTCGCTCTTTGCACACCATTGCAACAGCTCTTCCACGCCGTCACTTGGGGTTTGAATGAGATTGCGATAGCCGCGCGACTCGCGGCCCATCCAGCGGTCGCCGACGCGGTCGTAGCCGTACAAATGGAAGTATGGAAAAGCGGTCGCGCCTCGGACTCCCAGGTGCACGAGGCATGCGGCGATCAGTGTGGCCGCCAGCGCGGACGCCGGTGCGCTGCGTTGCCGAAGCCTGCGGACGGTCTCGACAGCGAACGCAGCCGTGAGAACGACGATCAACGGGTACACACCCATCAGGTAGAACGTCTGTCGCAGCGGAAGGAAGCAGATCAGGACAATGTAAAAAATGATGGCGATGATGCAGGGCCGCCATCGGCCGTCGGTTCGCTCAACGAAGGCGGCATAGAGGAGGGCGACAGCGGTCAGCAGGCCGAAGGGGATGGAGAGTTTGACGAGGATGATCCCGGCATAGAGTCGCAGGTGATCGCTCCAGAGGGCGAGCGGAATGCTGTTGTCCCACCGCAAGGTGCGGCGTGCGATCTCGCGGAGAATATCGTGCGAAGTGAGGTGTGCGGGCATCAGGGCGCCGAAGGTCAGACCTGCAAGCATGAGCATGGCAACAAGCCGCCCCATGGGGGACGACGGAAGCGAGGAGCCCCTGAAAAGAACTCGAACCACACCCAATAGCCATGCAGCAGCGGCAAATCCCCATGCGACAACCGCCCGATCACGCGAAGCCATGGCAAGCAAGACAGCGCACAGCGAGGCCGCGAGACCAACGGCGAGCGAGCCCATCAACCATCGATCGATCTTGCGATGCGATGCCGGCTGGCCGGTGCTTTCAGGAACTGATCGCGGTGAGCGTGAGGAAGTTGCCAGAACGCACAAGACCGGGACAAGAAAGATCGCGAACAACTTCGCGCCGATGGCCAGCCCGAGCAGAACCCCGGCGATCAGCCATCGCGCCGGAGTCGGACGGCGGAGGTCGTGAAGATAGGCGAGCAGTGCGGCAACGACCGCGCAGGAAAATGCGATGTCGCCCTCGGTCATGGCGATTCGTGCGAAGGAGAGGAAGTACGGCGAAGCGGCAAGCAGCGTCGCAGCGAGCAGGGCGGTCCAGCCGCCGAAGAGCAAGTGCGCGAGCGATGCGGAAAGGACAATGGTGAGACCGCCGAGGACGAGGCTGACATCGCGACAGAGTTGTAAGTCCGAGCGGCCGGTGAGCTTCATGGCCGCGGCACAGAGGTACATCGGGAGGCGTGTTTGCGAGGCGTCGAGCGCGGGGGACTCGCCTCGGAGCGGGTCATCGCGCAGGGCGACAGCAATGTCGTGATCGACCTGTTCGTCCCAAAGTGTTTCGAGCTGCGCGGCGGAGGATCGCGCGATGAGCATCGCAGCCAGCGCGATGATCGCCGCGTAGATCAGGCACGTTCGATGGGAAGGGCTGTTCGCCATCGTCGCCCGGAAACGGCTAGGGTTGCGAGGCAATGGCCTGGGCCAGAGGGTTGACCACGAGCGGCACGACCTTCTCGCTGACCCATTCCTCGGCGCGCAGGGTCAGTTGACGATGAACGTCGAGCAGCGACTCGCCCTCCGTGAACCCCCAGTATTTTCGCACGGTGAGGAAGACGCCCAGGGGTTGCTGCTCAAACTGCTGCGTTCGCACTTCATAGGTGGACGTGCGGCTCTTGATTTCCAGATAGACCTGCGTGTCGCAATTTTCGGTGATGGCGACGCCGAGGAACGGCTGGGCGTCGATCACCTGCGCGGCGGCGTCCTGTGTGACGAGTCCGGCGAGCGGTCCGTCAGAGAAGAACGTGTCCGCGATCAGTTGATCGTGGTTGCCGCGAAACTCGAGGTCGAAGCCATAGACGACTTCGAGATGATCGTAATCCAGTTCGCCGAGGGTCAGGTGGTATGGGGCCATTTTCAGGACGACCTGTCCGAAATGCTCGGCGTCGTGGGTCGTGCCGGGGTTGAAGTGTCCCAGGCGAAGAGCGGACTCGTCGAGCCGCAGCCAGCGCCGCGCGCCGTCGACGGATTCATCCTCTTCGAGCAGCAGGGCGCTGTCTTCGCGGCGGCGAAGCTTGCGCAACGTGGGGAATTCGCGCTTGACGCTGTCAAAAAAGTGGAGCACGGTCTCGCGCTCCAGGGCCAGATCAAGTTTGAGGAACAGGCGCGAGGCGATATGAAAATCGTCGCAATTGGCACCGAACGCTGCGCTCATGGCTCCATCCTCCCGAGCGGCGGGCCGCCCACTGACGCGTTCATTATGCGGGCGACGTTGTTTGCAGGCAACCCGCGCCGCGTCGCGCGATCGTCCGCGCGCCGGTGCGCGGGTTCGATCCGCGAATCTTGACGATTTCGCTCGCTCGCGGAACAATTGCGGCGCGGTTCCAATCGGGTCGGCGTTCGAAGCGAGAATGCCCGGCCGGGTTTGATGCAGTCCCGCCCGGCGTGAGCACCTATGCCCAAACGAAATGTCGCGTGGATTCTGGTGATTGCGGTCATCACGCTGCTGATGTGGCAGCTTCCGCAGAAAATCGCCGAGCGCGACGTGATTTACCGCGCGTTCGGACCGCTCGCCGACGCGCGGGCGCAGATTCACAAACGCCACGTCAACGTGACCGATGACGACGAACTCGTGCGCGCCGCAGTCGATGCCGGCATCCGCGCGATGGTCGCGCAGCTTCACGATTCGCACGCCATTTATCTGACCCAGGCCGAATACGAGCGCTTCCGCAGCAGGACCGACGGCGTCTTCGGCGGCATCGGCGTCGATGTCTGGTCGACGCCCGCGGGTTTGGAAGTGTTGAGCCGTGAGCCGAATTCGCCGGCGGCCCAGGCGGGGATTCTGCCGGGTGACATCATCACCCACGTCGATGGTCAGGCCGTTAATAAATTGACACTTGTCGATGCCGTGAACAACCTGCTCAACGGGCCGCCCGATACCGACGCCGAGCTGACCATCGTCCGCCCGTCGGACTCGGTCGCGAAGCCGCCGCGCGCGATGCGAGTGCGTCGCACCGAGATTCACGTGGATTCGATTCGGGGCTGGATGCGGCAGGGATCGGGGGGGTGGAATTACGTGCTGGATCCGGCCGAGCGCATGGCCTATGTGCGGCTGACCAAGTTCACGCAGGATGTTGACGAGCGGCTGGACAGCGTCATGTCGGGCCTGCTTCAGCAGGGCCTGCGGGGGTTGATTCTCGATTTGCGCGACAACACGGGCGGCTTGCTGGACAGTGCACGCGAGACGGCCGATCGATTCCTGGACGCGGGATTGATCGTGCGCACGGGCGGCCGTCGCGTGGATGACAAGCAGTGGTTCGCGATGCGCGACGGGACGTATCCCGCGTTTCCGATGGTGGTGTTGATCAACGGCTCGACGGCGAGCGCGGCGGAGATTGTGGCGGGGGCGCTGCGCGATCATCGGCGGGCGCTCGTCGTGGGTGAGCGGAGCTACGGCAAGGGCAGCGTGCAGGAAGTCGTGGAGCTGGACAACAACGGCGGCGCGATCAAGCTGACGACATCATACTATTTTCTCCCGAGCGGGCAGTGCATCGATCGGACGTTTCGCGCCGGCGCGAAGGATGCGTGGGGCGTCTTGCCGTCGGTGGAAGTTGCGATGCCGGATCGCCAGCGGAAGAAATGCGTCGATGCGTGGCGCGAGGTCACACGCGAGCTTGTGCCGCCTTCCACGCAGCCGACCACGCAGCCGGCCGTCGAACCGGTTGACGCGACCGCCGCGAGCAAGAAGCTGCTTGAGGCCGATCTCCAGTTGAAGAAGGGCTATGAGTTGCTGCTGGAGCGCCTGGCCTCCGGTGTGCCGGCGGACAGCCCTGCCTCCACTCAACCCGGCGTGAATTGAAGCAGTTGGGGGCGTCGAGCCGGGATAGGCATGATTCTAGGGATCGAAACATCGTGCGATGAAACGGCCGCGGCGGTTGTGGCGGGCGGTCGCGATGTTCGCTCCAACTTGATCGCCACCCAATATGACCTTCACTCCAAGTATGGCGGCGTCGTGCCGGAGCTGGCATCGCGCGCGCACCTTGAGCAACTCGACGCGTTGATTCAGGAGGCGCTTGCCGAGGCGCGCGTGACGCCGGCCGACCTCGAGGGCATCGCGGTGACGGTTCGGCCGGGGTTGATCGGCTGCCTGCTGATCGGCGTGACGGCGGCCAAGGTGCTGGCATGGGCCTGGGGCAAGCCGCTGATCGGCGTGGACCACATCGAGGCGCACGCGACGAGCGCGGCTATCGCACTGGATCACGATCCGTGGCCGGCGGTGTCGCTTGTGGTTTCGGGCGGGCACACGTCACTGTATCGTGTGGAGGACGAGAACTGCCTGACGCTGCTGGGCGCCACGGTGGACGATGCGGCGGGAGAAGCATTCGACAAGGTGGCGAGCATCCTGAAGCTGGGATACCCCGGCGGTCCGGTCGTGGACGCGCGAGCGCGTTCGGGCGATCCGGGGCGCGTGCGGTTTCCGCGGTCGATGCCGGGCGACGGATTGGACTTTTCGTTCAGCGGATTGAAGACCGCTGTCTTGTACCACGTTCACGGACCGGGGCGCACGTCCGGCGGACTGGAGCGATTGACCGGGCAGGACGTGGATGACGTGTGCGCGGCGTTTTCGGCGGCCGTCGTGGATGTGCTCGTGGAACGCTCGATGCAGGCGCTGGACCGAACCGGGCTGCGCACGCTGCTCTTGGGCGGCGGCGTGGCGGCGAATTCGATGCTGCGGCAGCGACTGTCGGAGCGGTGCCGGGAACGCGGCGTGACGCTGCATGTGACGCCTCCGGTTTATTGCACGGACAACGCGGCGATGATCGCGGCGCAAGGCCATCGGCTCTTGGTTCGCGGACGGCGGGACGATTATCGAATGACGGCATCGGCAAGCCGCGGTTGATCGGGCCAGGACGGGTTCGAGAGGGGCTAAACGGTTGAACCGACGGAAGATACGACGTACAATCCACTGAAACCGCGACGAAGACCTTCCAGGCGGACACGGAGTTGTCGGGGTGCGAGGCGGCCTGTTGTCCGGTAGCATGGATCCTGCGGCAGCAACGACGGACGACGAGTGCAGGTTGCTCATGGGTGGATGAGCGCGGCGGGTGGTCGCCGCCACGCGTCCGCGAAGACAAACCAGACTTCGAGGCAGCTCAAGACGATCGCATGGCTAAGAAGCGCAAGAAGCTCGGTGAGATCCTACAGGAGCAGGGGCTGCTGTCGCGCGAGGACGCGGACCGGGCGGCTGTTTACGCGAGCAACAACCAGAAGCGCATCGGCGAAGCGCTGATCGAGCTGGAGATCGCCTCGGAGGACGATGTTTACAAAGCGCTCGCGAACCAGCATGGACTGGAATACGTCGAAATCACGAAGGGGCTGATCCCTCCCGAAGTGCTGGCCCTCGTGCCGGACAAGATATGCAAGCACAACCTGATCCTTCCGCTGGCGAGCGAGAACGGTCACATGAAAGTGATCATTCACGACCCGCTCGATCTCGACACGCTGGACATGCTGCGGTTTCGCCTGGGCGTGAGCGAGGTCATTCCCGTCATCTCGCCCCGGTCGCGCATCAAAGCGTACATCGACAAGTATCTTTCCGGCGCGGAGCGGTCGCTCGACGAGTTGTCGCGCAGTCTGGATGCCTCGGTCGACGCCTCGCTGGATCAGGACGCGCGCGGAGCCAAGAAGACCTCGGCGGCCGACGAAGACCCCGACGCTCCCATCATCAAACTCATCAACATGATGATCAGCGAGGCCGTGCGAACGCGAGCCAGCGACATTCACGTCGAGCCGATGAACGACCGCGTGCGCGTCCGGTATCGCGTGGACGGCGTCTGCCTCGAACGGGAAAACGTGCCCAAGCGCCTGCAGAACGCCGTGACCACGCGCATGAAAATCATGGCCGGCGTGGACATCGCCGAGAAGCGCGTGCCGCAGGACGGTCGCATCAAGATGCGCATCAGCGGCAAGGACGTCGACTTTCGCGTGAGCTGCTGCCCGGCGGTGCACGGCGAGTCGATCGTGCTTCGTATCTTGCGGCCTGATTCCGCGGCCGTCGGCGTGCAGCAATTGGGCTTCGAGACAGACGACTACGAGCGATTCACGAAGATCATTTCGCGGCCGAACGGCATGTTCCTTGTGACCGGTCCGACCGGCTCCGGCAAGACGACCACGCTCTACGCCGCGCTGCAGGAACTGAATCGACCCGACAAGAAGATCATCACCGCCGAAGACCCGGTTGAGTACGTGTTCCCCGGCATGAACCAGTGCCAGGTGCGCGAGGACATCGGCCTGGGGTTCGACAAGATTCTGCGTTCGATGTTGCGCCAGGCACCGAACATCATCCTCGTCGGTGAAATCCGCGATCTGTCGGTCGGCGAGATCGCTGTGCAGGCCGCCCTCACCGGTCACCTTGTGTTTTCGACGCTGCACACGAACGACGCCCCCAGCGCCCTGACGCGACTGACGGACATGGGCATCAAGCCGTTCCTGATCGCGAGCAGCGTGCAGGCGATCATGGCCCAGCGCCTCGTGCGCATCCTCTGCAAGGAGTGCCGCCAGCCCGACACGAATCCCGATCCCATCCAGTTGAAACTCTGCGGTTTCAAGCCCGGGCAACTGGAGGGCAAGACCATCTATCGCCCCGGCGGATGCTCGGCCTGCAGCAACACGGGGTACCGCGGCCGGCGCGGCATTTTTGAGATGCTTCTCATGAACAGCGAGCTGCGTGAGCTGGCGTTCAACCGGGCCTCGGTCACGCAGGTGCGCCGTGCGGCCAAGGCCACGGGCATGCGCACCTTGCTGGAGGACGGGCAGCGCAAGATTCTCGCCGGATCGACATCCGTCGAGGAGATCCTCCGCATCGCACAGGACGAGGTCAGCGGCTGACGGGATTTGGATCACTAAACCAGCATGAACGCGGGCGACGGACCCGGTAAGCATCCATGGCAACGATTCACATTGACCGTTTGTTGGAGACCTGCATCAAGAAGGGCGGGTCGGACATCCATATTTCCGTCGGAAGGCCGCCGGTCATTCGACTGCATGGTCGATTGCGCCAGCTCGAGACAAAGGTGCTCGAGCCGGAAGACTGTGTCGCGCTGATGAAGTCCATCACGCCCGACCGCAATCAACAGGAGCTGCAAGAGGAAGGCGGCACCGACTTCGGCTTTGCCTTCGGCGATGCAGGCCGTTTTCGTGTTGCCGTCTTTCGACAGAAGGGCAACATATCCATCGTCCTGCGTCTGATTCCCAGCCGGTTTCTGTCGTTTGAAGACATCGGTCTGCCGCCCATCTGTCGCGCCCTGTGTCGCCGGCCGCGCGGATTGTTTCTCGTCACGGGGCCGACCGGCTCCGGAAAGACGACCACG includes these proteins:
- a CDS encoding Dolichyl-phosphate-mannose-protein mannosyltransferase is translated as MANSPSHRTCLIYAAIIALAAMLIARSSAAQLETLWDEQVDHDIAVALRDDPLRGESPALDASQTRLPMYLCAAAMKLTGRSDLQLCRDVSLVLGGLTIVLSASLAHLLFGGWTALLAATLLAASPYFLSFARIAMTEGDIAFSCAVVAALLAYLHDLRRPTPARWLIAGVLLGLAIGAKLFAIFLVPVLCVLATSSRSPRSVPESTGQPASHRKIDRWLMGSLAVGLAASLCAVLLAMASRDRAVVAWGFAAAAWLLGVVRVLFRGSSLPSSPMGRLVAMLMLAGLTFGALMPAHLTSHDILREIARRTLRWDNSIPLALWSDHLRLYAGIILVKLSIPFGLLTAVALLYAAFVERTDGRWRPCIIAIIFYIVLICFLPLRQTFYLMGVYPLIVVLTAAFAVETVRRLRQRSAPASALAATLIAACLVHLGVRGATAFPYFHLYGYDRVGDRWMGRESRGYRNLIQTPSDGVEELLQWCAKSERVRPADQIVSFLWEDRIVRNVLASLPRPVHLTPRGLTEESDKLPPQPDIHQAEWILLHINNRLGYGDRPPDWPPIALLEAQFTVAYRVRRGPIEVAWVYGRRERIEDKPLP
- a CDS encoding putative CtpA-like serine protease; translated protein: MPKRNVAWILVIAVITLLMWQLPQKIAERDVIYRAFGPLADARAQIHKRHVNVTDDDELVRAAVDAGIRAMVAQLHDSHAIYLTQAEYERFRSRTDGVFGGIGVDVWSTPAGLEVLSREPNSPAAQAGILPGDIITHVDGQAVNKLTLVDAVNNLLNGPPDTDAELTIVRPSDSVAKPPRAMRVRRTEIHVDSIRGWMRQGSGGWNYVLDPAERMAYVRLTKFTQDVDERLDSVMSGLLQQGLRGLILDLRDNTGGLLDSARETADRFLDAGLIVRTGGRRVDDKQWFAMRDGTYPAFPMVVLINGSTASAAEIVAGALRDHRRALVVGERSYGKGSVQEVVELDNNGGAIKLTTSYYFLPSGQCIDRTFRAGAKDAWGVLPSVEVAMPDRQRKKCVDAWREVTRELVPPSTQPTTQPAVEPVDATAASKKLLEADLQLKKGYELLLERLASGVPADSPASTQPGVN
- the tsaD gene encoding tRNA N6-adenosine threonylcarbamoyltransferase, translating into MILGIETSCDETAAAVVAGGRDVRSNLIATQYDLHSKYGGVVPELASRAHLEQLDALIQEALAEARVTPADLEGIAVTVRPGLIGCLLIGVTAAKVLAWAWGKPLIGVDHIEAHATSAAIALDHDPWPAVSLVVSGGHTSLYRVEDENCLTLLGATVDDAAGEAFDKVASILKLGYPGGPVVDARARSGDPGRVRFPRSMPGDGLDFSFSGLKTAVLYHVHGPGRTSGGLERLTGQDVDDVCAAFSAAVVDVLVERSMQALDRTGLRTLLLGGGVAANSMLRQRLSERCRERGVTLHVTPPVYCTDNAAMIAAQGHRLLVRGRRDDYRMTASASRG
- a CDS encoding Type II/IV secretion system protein, coding for MAKKRKKLGEILQEQGLLSREDADRAAVYASNNQKRIGEALIELEIASEDDVYKALANQHGLEYVEITKGLIPPEVLALVPDKICKHNLILPLASENGHMKVIIHDPLDLDTLDMLRFRLGVSEVIPVISPRSRIKAYIDKYLSGAERSLDELSRSLDASVDASLDQDARGAKKTSAADEDPDAPIIKLINMMISEAVRTRASDIHVEPMNDRVRVRYRVDGVCLERENVPKRLQNAVTTRMKIMAGVDIAEKRVPQDGRIKMRISGKDVDFRVSCCPAVHGESIVLRILRPDSAAVGVQQLGFETDDYERFTKIISRPNGMFLVTGPTGSGKTTTLYAALQELNRPDKKIITAEDPVEYVFPGMNQCQVREDIGLGFDKILRSMLRQAPNIILVGEIRDLSVGEIAVQAALTGHLVFSTLHTNDAPSALTRLTDMGIKPFLIASSVQAIMAQRLVRILCKECRQPDTNPDPIQLKLCGFKPGQLEGKTIYRPGGCSACSNTGYRGRRGIFEMLLMNSELRELAFNRASVTQVRRAAKATGMRTLLEDGQRKILAGSTSVEEILRIAQDEVSG